The genomic DNA GGGTCCTGCGGGGCGAACCGCTCGTAGTGGTGGTCGTGGCCGTTCAGCACCAGGTCGGCCTTGGCGCCGTAGAGGATCTTCCACACCGGCCGGGAGACCGGGTCGTTGCCGTGGCCGCCGGAGGAGTAGAGCGGGTGGTGCCAGTACGCGGCGACGCACTTCTTGGCGTTGGCCGCCAGGTCGGCCTTCAGCCAGTCGATCTGGGCGCTCTGGTCGAAGGCGTTGGAGTCCAGCGCGACGAAGTGCCAGTTGCCCTCGTCGAAGCTGTACCAGCTCTTGCCCTGCGGGTAGGCGATGCTGCCGAAGTACGACTTGTACCCGGAGAGCGAGCCGGCCGGGTCGTAGGTCTCGTGGTTGCCCGGCACCGGGTGGGTCTTCGCCTTGAACGCGCCCCAGCTCTTGTCGTAGTAGTTCTTGAAGTCCGACAACCGGGCGTCGTCGTACTGGTTGTCACCCATCGTCAGGTAGAACTTCGGGTCGATCTGCTGCGCCAGCGCGGCGGTCTTCGGGTGCGCGCAGCCGCTGTCGGAGGCGGTGCACTGGGCGGCGATGTCACCGGCCGCGACCACGGTGAACGCGCCGCTCGGCGGCGGGCCGCCGTCCGGCACGCCGTAGACCTCCATCTCGAACAGCGAGTAGCCGTACGAGGTCCCGCGGGCGGTGCCGTACATCCGCACGTAGCGGCCCTTGCCGGACAGGCCCGTCCAGTCGTCGGTGCCGCCGTTGCCGGCCTTCTCCTCGGCGACGGTCGTCCAGGTCGTCCCGTCCGCCGACACCTCCAGCCGGTACGCCTTGCCGTACGCGGCCTCCCAACTCAGCTTCACCCGCGAGACGGTGGCGTTGGCGCCGAGGTC from Kitasatospora terrestris includes the following:
- a CDS encoding discoidin domain-containing protein is translated as MHQGVVARRARIGVYAAVLALVGGLLLGWSERAGAAVDPLLSKGKAATASSTEGSSYVAGKAFDGSTTTRWASAEGKDPQWLRVDLGANATVSRVKLSWEAAYGKAYRLEVSADGTTWTTVAEEKAGNGGTDDWTGLSGKGRYVRMYGTARGTSYGYSLFEMEVYGVPDGGPPPSGAFTVVAAGDIAAQCTASDSGCAHPKTAALAQQIDPKFYLTMGDNQYDDARLSDFKNYYDKSWGAFKAKTHPVPGNHETYDPAGSLSGYKSYFGSIAYPQGKSWYSFDEGNWHFVALDSNAFDQSAQIDWLKADLAANAKKCVAAYWHHPLYSSGGHGNDPVSRPVWKILYGAKADLVLNGHDHHYERFAPQDPDGKATADGIVEIVGGMGGAEPYPIETVQPNSQKRISGDYGVLKLDFTDTGYGWSYVGTDGQVKDSSPKYSCH